A window of the Desulfovermiculus halophilus DSM 18834 genome harbors these coding sequences:
- a CDS encoding imidazole glycerol phosphate synthase HisHF: MITLLDYGAGNVRSVINALEHLGESIRLVHRPEDILHAETLVFPGVGAFGSMMRILQDKGLVAPLRSYLRANRPFLGICLGLQALFEGSEEAPGIPGLGIFSGQVQHFRTGLSVPHIGWNQIRAHKDSGLLHGLKGHEHLYFVHSYHVVPDDPGLALTTTDYGQSFVSAVQQGNICATQFHPEKSGPVGLQILKNFLQNKPPTRPRTELTSTSLAKRIVACLDVRSNDQGDLVVTKGDQYDVREKGEVRNLGKPVDLAQEYYQQGADEITFLNITAFRDYPLSDVPMLEVLRRTSANVFVPLTIGGGIRDYTDVNGTYHSAVDVAAAYFRSGADKISIGSDAVDIVQNSLRFGPCGQSSIESIARVYGNQAVVISVDPRRVYVHSPAETNHQVIETAFPGPQGQRHCWYQCTVKGGREGRDLDAVTLARECQRLGAGEILLNCIDRDGTNLGFDLELIRAVRQAVTIPVIASSGAGAAQHFVDVFTRTEAEAALAAGIFHRREVPIAEVKKALAGHVPVRLHDPACAA, encoded by the coding sequence ATGATTACCCTTCTGGATTACGGCGCCGGCAATGTGCGCAGCGTGATCAACGCCCTCGAACACCTGGGGGAGTCGATCCGCCTGGTTCATCGGCCTGAGGACATCTTACACGCCGAAACCCTGGTCTTCCCCGGGGTCGGTGCCTTTGGGAGCATGATGCGCATCCTCCAGGACAAAGGGCTTGTTGCTCCCCTGCGCAGCTATCTGAGGGCGAATCGGCCCTTCTTGGGCATCTGCCTGGGCCTGCAGGCCCTGTTTGAAGGCAGTGAAGAAGCCCCGGGGATACCCGGCCTGGGCATATTTTCTGGACAGGTGCAGCATTTTCGGACCGGTCTCTCGGTTCCCCATATCGGCTGGAACCAGATCCGGGCGCACAAAGACTCCGGACTGCTGCACGGACTCAAGGGCCATGAGCATCTCTACTTTGTTCATTCCTATCACGTGGTCCCTGATGATCCCGGCCTGGCTTTGACCACCACTGACTACGGACAATCCTTTGTCAGTGCAGTGCAACAGGGCAACATCTGCGCAACCCAGTTTCATCCGGAAAAAAGCGGTCCCGTCGGCCTGCAGATCCTGAAGAACTTTCTCCAGAACAAGCCCCCCACCCGGCCGCGCACCGAGCTGACCTCCACATCCCTGGCCAAACGGATCGTCGCCTGCCTGGACGTACGGTCCAACGACCAGGGCGATCTGGTGGTCACCAAGGGCGACCAGTACGACGTGCGGGAGAAAGGCGAGGTCCGCAACCTGGGCAAGCCTGTGGACCTGGCTCAGGAATATTACCAGCAGGGGGCGGATGAGATAACCTTTTTGAACATTACCGCCTTCCGGGATTATCCGCTGAGCGATGTCCCCATGCTGGAGGTTCTGCGCCGGACCTCGGCCAACGTCTTTGTCCCCTTGACCATTGGCGGAGGGATCAGAGATTACACCGATGTTAACGGCACCTATCACTCAGCTGTGGATGTGGCGGCCGCCTATTTCCGCTCCGGTGCAGACAAGATCTCCATCGGCAGCGATGCCGTGGACATCGTCCAAAACAGCCTGCGCTTCGGACCTTGCGGACAAAGCTCCATTGAGAGCATTGCCCGGGTCTACGGAAACCAGGCCGTGGTCATCTCCGTGGATCCCAGACGGGTCTATGTCCACTCCCCGGCCGAGACCAACCACCAGGTCATTGAGACCGCTTTTCCAGGGCCGCAGGGACAGAGGCACTGCTGGTACCAATGCACGGTGAAAGGCGGCCGGGAAGGCCGTGATCTCGATGCCGTCACCCTGGCCCGGGAATGCCAGCGTCTGGGGGCAGGAGAAATCCTGCTCAACTGCATCGACCGGGACGGCACAAACCTGGGCTTCGACCTGGAGCTGATCCGGGCCGTACGTCAGGCGGTCACCATTCCGGTTATTGCTTCCAGCGGTGCGGGCGCGGCCCAGCACTTTGTGGACGTCTTCACCCGGACCGAGGCCGAAGCAGCTCTGGCCGCTGGCATCTTTCATCGCCGGGAAGTCCCCATTGCTGAGGTCAAAAAGGCCTTGGCCGGACATGTGCCGGTTCGACTCCACGATCCGGCCTGTGCAGCCTGA
- a CDS encoding ATP-binding protein has product MTTRQIIEIDEELCDGCGQCVPACEEGAIQIIDGKARLVGEKYCDGLGNCLGECPTGALRVVEREAEPFDEQAVQELLNGKQAADTTITGCPSAGLKQFSPCQRANIPKEQSGSALSHWPVQIRLVPPHAPFLEGADLLITADCAPVANAEYHSRFLPGKVALMGCPKFDDAQAYVDKFVEIFDRGDINSVTVLSMEVPCCSGLLGMVKKAKELSGSRVPIRHVIVGTKGDVIQEVDLTEE; this is encoded by the coding sequence ATGACCACGCGGCAGATTATAGAAATCGATGAAGAGTTATGCGACGGATGCGGGCAGTGCGTTCCGGCCTGTGAAGAGGGAGCGATTCAGATAATTGACGGGAAGGCCCGTCTGGTTGGGGAAAAGTACTGCGATGGTCTGGGCAACTGCCTCGGGGAATGCCCTACCGGTGCCTTGCGGGTCGTGGAGCGCGAGGCGGAGCCCTTTGACGAACAAGCGGTTCAGGAGCTTTTAAACGGAAAGCAGGCAGCGGACACAACGATCACCGGATGCCCTTCGGCCGGACTAAAGCAATTTTCCCCCTGCCAGAGGGCCAATATCCCCAAGGAGCAGTCCGGTTCGGCCCTGTCCCACTGGCCGGTGCAGATCAGGCTGGTGCCGCCACACGCCCCGTTCCTGGAAGGAGCAGATCTCTTAATCACTGCGGACTGTGCGCCGGTGGCCAATGCAGAATATCATTCCCGGTTTTTGCCCGGAAAGGTGGCCCTCATGGGCTGTCCGAAGTTTGATGATGCCCAGGCCTATGTGGACAAGTTCGTGGAGATATTCGATCGGGGAGATATAAACAGCGTCACGGTCCTGTCTATGGAGGTTCCTTGCTGTTCCGGGCTGTTGGGCATGGTCAAGAAGGCCAAAGAGCTTTCCGGAAGCCGGGTGCCTATTCGGCATGTGATTGTGGGCACCAAGGGGGACGTCATACAAGAGGTGGATCTTACTGAGGAGTAG
- a CDS encoding DUF4139 domain-containing protein: MRTVFLLSLVLVVCIHALPVRAGVDQVILFPDGCQITQTESASVSKAGADLWEAVLHLPSSADPDSLRIHPLKIPEASIQNIGHTQVRAHDSKRIAELKKQLRELSATRDGISAALTGITSRIQLWENAVRTVPETEPRLEDLHNLSASLEQVLPSLNRDKSAKTAQLKEVKANIAEVQKELEQSMDNPDTQLEVRVLLAAPDLAAGQELPVTISYHAKHSRWRPAYTLEALPDKNEVHFRWQAEIVQKSGRVWNDAPLQISTGRMQQRVTPPDLRDWIIQPRPQPRPLAEKAGRMQTMDAAVAGAASRNDAVQSGYETYDLWDVGRQTVYPGREQLIPITRAVWSARFERILRPAVDSRAYLRADVSAEEAQHIPAGKAMYLVQGRTVGTREFSFTGQDAELSFGPDPQVTGTRILEAKKEGEQGILKNKQKMSWSYRFDLENGKDRAVQVRLEETRPQSRHDDIDIELASPGHEFHPQDNRIIWELELKAGEKRSVPLQVTVTAPPDMDLISPR, encoded by the coding sequence ATGCGAACAGTATTCTTGTTGTCCCTTGTACTCGTTGTGTGTATCCATGCCTTGCCGGTCCGGGCCGGTGTGGACCAGGTCATCCTCTTTCCCGACGGATGCCAAATCACCCAAACCGAATCCGCATCTGTGAGCAAAGCCGGGGCTGACCTTTGGGAGGCAGTATTGCATCTTCCGTCCTCGGCAGACCCAGATTCGCTGCGTATTCATCCCCTGAAGATCCCGGAGGCATCCATCCAGAACATCGGACACACCCAGGTCCGGGCCCATGATTCGAAACGGATCGCCGAGCTCAAAAAACAGCTCCGGGAGCTAAGCGCAACCCGAGACGGGATCTCCGCCGCCCTGACCGGTATCACCAGCCGTATACAGCTGTGGGAAAATGCAGTCCGAACTGTTCCCGAAACCGAACCGCGGCTTGAAGACCTGCACAATCTCTCAGCCAGTCTGGAGCAGGTTCTGCCGTCCCTGAACCGGGACAAATCCGCAAAAACCGCTCAGCTCAAAGAAGTGAAGGCCAATATTGCTGAGGTCCAGAAAGAGTTGGAGCAAAGTATGGATAATCCGGACACCCAGCTGGAGGTCCGGGTCCTGCTCGCCGCGCCGGATCTGGCCGCCGGACAGGAGCTTCCGGTCACCATCTCCTATCATGCAAAGCACAGCAGGTGGCGCCCGGCGTATACCCTGGAAGCCCTGCCCGACAAAAACGAGGTTCATTTCCGCTGGCAGGCGGAAATAGTTCAAAAAAGCGGCCGGGTCTGGAACGATGCCCCGCTTCAGATCAGCACCGGTCGCATGCAGCAGCGGGTGACCCCGCCGGATCTCCGGGACTGGATTATTCAGCCCCGTCCTCAGCCCAGGCCCCTAGCCGAGAAGGCCGGCCGCATGCAAACAATGGACGCGGCCGTCGCAGGCGCGGCATCCAGAAACGATGCGGTACAGTCCGGATATGAAACGTATGACCTCTGGGATGTCGGCCGTCAGACCGTCTATCCCGGTCGTGAGCAGCTGATCCCCATCACCCGGGCCGTCTGGTCCGCCCGGTTCGAGCGCATTCTTCGCCCTGCTGTGGACAGCCGAGCCTATCTCCGGGCCGATGTTTCGGCTGAAGAAGCCCAGCACATACCTGCTGGCAAGGCCATGTACCTGGTTCAGGGGCGGACAGTTGGCACGCGCGAATTTTCATTCACCGGTCAGGATGCGGAGCTTTCCTTCGGACCGGATCCTCAGGTCACAGGAACCAGGATCCTGGAAGCCAAAAAGGAGGGAGAACAGGGAATTCTGAAAAACAAGCAGAAAATGAGCTGGAGCTATCGATTTGACCTGGAAAACGGCAAAGACCGGGCGGTACAGGTCCGGCTGGAAGAGACCAGGCCTCAGTCCAGACATGATGATATCGACATCGAGCTGGCCTCCCCGGGCCATGAATTTCACCCCCAGGACAACAGGATCATCTGGGAGCTGGAGCTAAAAGCCGGAGAGAAACGCTCCGTTCCTCTTCAGGTCACTGTCACCGCTCCCCCGGACATGGACCTGATCAGCCCCAGATAA
- a CDS encoding ABC transporter ATP-binding protein — translation MILQVQGLRFAYNSTPILRQVSFDVRPGELLAILGPNGAGKTTLLKCLNGIMRPEGGSVLVQEHDVYRLRPLQVAKTIGYVAQQSEASRLTVFDAVLMGRKPYVRWSVSDHDLSVVDAALKRLDLHHLSLRLIDQLSGGELQKVSMARALVQEPSLLLLDEPTSSLDLKNQMEILGIIRRVVSEHYVAGVMTMHDLNSALRFADNALLLKEGEIYFAGPVSQVTEEMVEAVYGLAVQIHTVGGQPLVVPKAA, via the coding sequence ATGATCCTCCAGGTACAGGGACTTCGATTCGCTTACAACAGCACTCCGATATTGCGCCAGGTCAGCTTTGACGTTCGCCCCGGAGAGCTGCTGGCCATCCTGGGGCCGAACGGGGCGGGCAAGACCACCCTGCTCAAGTGTCTAAACGGCATCATGCGACCTGAGGGAGGATCGGTCCTGGTCCAGGAGCATGACGTCTATCGGCTGCGTCCCCTGCAGGTGGCCAAGACTATCGGCTATGTGGCCCAGCAGAGCGAGGCGTCCAGGCTGACAGTGTTCGACGCGGTGCTTATGGGCCGCAAACCCTATGTCCGCTGGTCGGTTTCCGACCACGATCTGAGCGTGGTGGATGCAGCCTTAAAGCGTCTGGATCTTCATCACTTGTCCCTGCGGCTCATCGATCAGCTCAGCGGAGGAGAGCTGCAAAAAGTCTCCATGGCCAGGGCCCTGGTTCAGGAACCCAGCCTTCTGCTCCTGGACGAGCCCACGAGTTCCCTGGATCTGAAGAATCAGATGGAGATCCTGGGTATCATCCGCCGGGTGGTCAGCGAGCATTACGTGGCCGGGGTGATGACCATGCACGATCTGAACTCCGCCCTGCGGTTTGCAGACAATGCCCTGCTGCTCAAGGAGGGAGAGATTTACTTCGCCGGGCCGGTCAGCCAGGTCACGGAAGAAATGGTGGAGGCAGTCTACGGTCTGGCGGTCCAGATCCACACTGTGGGCGGGCAGCCCCTGGTGGTGCCCAAGGCCGCATAG
- a CDS encoding DsrE family protein: MSTDPKELLILWTTPDPDSAENMVFMYAQNAMRNNWWDRVTLLIWGGATRLIAQDSGLQGELKKAQEAGVEAIACKRCAEKLDLVQDLEALDINVFYTGQFLTEWLKADKKVLTI, encoded by the coding sequence ATGAGTACAGATCCCAAGGAGCTTCTGATCCTGTGGACCACCCCTGATCCTGACAGTGCGGAAAACATGGTCTTTATGTACGCCCAGAACGCAATGCGCAACAACTGGTGGGACCGGGTCACTCTGCTCATCTGGGGCGGAGCCACCCGGCTCATCGCCCAGGACAGTGGCCTGCAAGGCGAGCTCAAAAAGGCTCAAGAGGCTGGGGTGGAGGCCATCGCCTGCAAGCGCTGCGCTGAAAAGCTGGACCTGGTTCAGGACCTGGAGGCCCTGGACATCAACGTCTTTTACACCGGACAGTTCCTCACCGAATGGCTGAAGGCGGACAAGAAGGTCCTCACCATATGA
- a CDS encoding FecCD family ABC transporter permease, with protein MHFDDGEVPREYTRYIGRKILFILALVLALAASLVGAVSLGSAVISWPEVLKALFRIPTDQRFEIIIWNIRLPQALTAIVAGAGLSVAGAAMQCILRNPLGSPFTLGISHAAAFGAALSVMLLGTGWMEAGQSGAAVISPVLTTLCAFLFSLAAAGVIIAISRLRGATPEVMVLTGVALGALFTAGTMFLQYFADDQELAAMVFWTFGDTGRAGWEELGLLAAACAASSLFFVVQAWSYNAIDAGDETAKGLGVRVERVRMIGMLVASLLTAVIISFLGIIGFVGLVVPHMIRRLIGSDHRFLLPSSILGGGLLLLLSDTAARLIIAPNVLPVSVLTAFLGAPVFIALIIRGRTR; from the coding sequence ATGCATTTCGACGATGGGGAAGTTCCCAGGGAGTACACGAGATATATCGGCCGCAAGATTCTGTTCATCCTGGCCCTGGTCCTGGCCCTGGCCGCGAGCCTGGTTGGGGCCGTATCCCTGGGATCGGCGGTGATCTCCTGGCCGGAGGTTCTCAAGGCACTGTTCCGGATTCCCACTGACCAGCGCTTTGAGATCATCATCTGGAATATCCGTCTGCCTCAGGCCCTGACCGCAATCGTGGCCGGTGCCGGACTGTCCGTGGCCGGAGCAGCCATGCAGTGCATCCTGCGCAACCCTCTCGGATCGCCCTTTACCCTGGGCATTTCTCATGCAGCGGCCTTTGGTGCGGCTTTATCCGTGATGCTTCTGGGCACAGGCTGGATGGAGGCAGGGCAGAGCGGGGCAGCAGTGATCAGCCCGGTGCTGACAACCCTGTGCGCGTTTTTGTTCAGCCTGGCTGCGGCCGGGGTGATTATTGCCATCTCCAGGCTGCGGGGAGCCACCCCGGAGGTTATGGTCCTGACCGGTGTGGCCCTGGGGGCCCTGTTCACGGCCGGAACCATGTTCCTGCAATACTTTGCCGACGATCAGGAGCTGGCGGCCATGGTCTTCTGGACCTTCGGGGATACCGGCCGGGCCGGCTGGGAAGAGCTGGGGCTCTTGGCGGCAGCCTGTGCCGCGTCCTCCCTGTTTTTCGTGGTCCAGGCCTGGAGCTACAATGCCATTGACGCCGGGGACGAGACGGCCAAAGGCCTGGGAGTGCGGGTGGAACGGGTGCGGATGATCGGGATGCTGGTAGCGTCCCTGCTCACAGCCGTCATCATTTCCTTTTTGGGCATCATCGGCTTTGTGGGCCTGGTGGTTCCGCATATGATCCGGCGGCTGATCGGCAGCGACCACCGCTTCCTGCTTCCCTCCTCCATTCTGGGGGGAGGGCTGCTTCTCCTGCTGTCGGATACTGCGGCCCGGCTGATCATTGCCCCCAATGTGCTGCCGGTCTCCGTGCTGACCGCCTTTTTGGGCGCCCCAGTGTTCATAGCCTTGATTATCCGAGGGAGAACCCGATGA
- a CDS encoding DUF6930 domain-containing protein — MDTKLNSAPRVDELRLQRIKKHAVQNGSWEGMCFALNTIVQEEGQEPYAPLVAVWADVESGMILDHATDRPENGPGILQTSLIRAMEDSGTIPEYVGVHTSVASRIVQPVASQLDIAVSIMDELPAVEAAVHWLQTCTAPAVDNRSADDTDGEKKDLLLQVENANYELLALFESWLSAQGLQQSTRVRHLKTVDLFLNSYLMDIGPMAPDEGIFKLDQFFGRWLPKAVPWLSESAVQGMVPGLKKFAVCLHQQGLLAQEDLQDFLAMIKARRKSWEQAGNGD; from the coding sequence ATGGATACCAAGCTGAATTCAGCCCCCCGAGTTGACGAGCTGCGTTTGCAACGGATCAAAAAGCATGCGGTGCAAAACGGCAGCTGGGAAGGGATGTGTTTTGCCCTGAACACTATTGTGCAGGAAGAAGGACAAGAGCCCTACGCCCCCTTGGTGGCTGTCTGGGCGGATGTCGAGAGCGGAATGATCCTGGATCATGCAACGGACCGTCCGGAGAATGGACCGGGTATCCTGCAGACCTCATTGATTCGAGCCATGGAAGACTCTGGAACAATCCCCGAATATGTAGGGGTGCATACATCCGTCGCGAGCCGGATCGTACAGCCGGTGGCCAGTCAGCTGGACATTGCGGTCAGCATCATGGATGAACTGCCTGCTGTTGAAGCAGCGGTCCACTGGCTGCAGACATGCACGGCCCCGGCCGTCGACAATCGCAGTGCGGATGACACCGATGGAGAGAAAAAGGATCTGCTGCTCCAGGTGGAAAACGCGAATTACGAGCTCCTGGCTCTGTTCGAGAGCTGGCTTAGTGCACAGGGGCTGCAGCAGTCCACCCGGGTGCGACACCTGAAGACCGTGGATCTGTTTCTCAACTCCTATCTTATGGACATCGGCCCCATGGCCCCGGATGAAGGCATATTCAAGCTGGATCAATTCTTCGGGCGCTGGCTGCCCAAGGCTGTGCCATGGCTTTCCGAGTCTGCTGTCCAGGGTATGGTGCCGGGTCTGAAAAAGTTCGCCGTGTGTCTGCACCAGCAAGGGCTTTTGGCTCAGGAGGATCTGCAGGATTTCCTGGCCATGATCAAGGCCAGGCGCAAATCCTGGGAACAGGCAGGAAACGGGGATTGA
- a CDS encoding DUF192 domain-containing protein — MTTLRQEKRNAASTAIPAPWTLEDCTRCHALWVIVLLPRTRRPALDQDCSSCLPEYRAGCSPVKDGARQQRAGICPAPRIDCAPGTGVAISRPEQYHTGMCMRPLVVALRVVFWACLLSSCLGIEPSPRGQLPRLEQGVLALPDGDRIQVFIAHTRSEHIQGLSDVQPGHFAPDQGMFFAYPSSGSRVFWMRNTHFDLDILFLDQNLKVIDVQRSLPHHPGTGQNSVPARTSPVHCRHVLEMRSDSALADKIQPGMHLQWISPQHPSQTRIP, encoded by the coding sequence ATGACCACATTGAGGCAGGAAAAAAGGAATGCGGCCAGCACGGCCATTCCTGCCCCCTGGACCTTGGAAGACTGCACGAGATGCCACGCCCTGTGGGTCATCGTCTTGCTGCCTCGCACCCGGCGTCCAGCCCTTGATCAAGACTGTTCTTCATGCCTGCCAGAGTACAGGGCAGGATGCTCCCCGGTCAAGGACGGAGCAAGGCAGCAAAGGGCGGGCATTTGCCCAGCACCACGAATCGACTGCGCCCCAGGGACCGGCGTTGCCATATCCAGACCGGAACAGTATCATACCGGAATGTGTATGCGCCCTCTTGTCGTAGCCTTGAGAGTAGTTTTCTGGGCCTGCCTATTAAGCAGCTGCCTGGGAATCGAACCGTCCCCCAGGGGACAACTCCCCCGTTTGGAGCAAGGCGTGCTGGCCCTTCCGGACGGAGACCGAATACAGGTTTTCATAGCCCATACCCGCTCTGAACATATCCAAGGGTTGTCTGATGTCCAGCCGGGACACTTCGCCCCTGATCAGGGAATGTTTTTTGCCTACCCCAGCTCAGGATCCAGAGTATTCTGGATGCGAAATACCCACTTTGATCTGGATATCCTCTTCCTGGACCAAAACCTGAAAGTTATTGATGTACAGCGCAGTCTCCCCCATCACCCCGGGACTGGGCAGAACAGCGTGCCGGCCAGAACCAGCCCTGTACATTGCAGACATGTCCTTGAAATGCGCTCCGACTCTGCACTGGCTGACAAAATTCAGCCAGGAATGCATTTGCAATGGATATCACCGCAACATCCTTCCCAAACTCGCATTCCATAG
- a CDS encoding DMT family transporter codes for MTHRAWHLVQSSKVQGAGMAVLAAFLFSCLNVVIRFSEPYLTIWHMLFGRSLFGVVFLVCMARTLGVGLAGRSRIILAVLGCTGSAGVLLLTVALLRIPLFQALILFYTYPVVAALISPWLTPDTNSLRDWMCIALAFVGTGLTLWSGGMSGLDLEIGHAAGLGASAFMGLTLTLVRRVSTVNSPLTPIFYISSIGMLASIFPMLHPDVGFMVPALGFVWVAAIGLFAVLAHIATNRALAFIASAKVGSISMLEVVFGAVYGYVLFSETLGWSTVSGGGLIIAASIGLAQSEPSIPGTKR; via the coding sequence ATGACCCACAGGGCGTGGCATCTCGTGCAGTCTTCCAAGGTCCAGGGGGCAGGAATGGCCGTGCTGGCCGCATTCCTTTTTTCCTGCCTCAATGTGGTCATCCGGTTTTCCGAGCCCTATCTAACCATCTGGCATATGCTGTTCGGCCGGAGCTTGTTCGGAGTCGTCTTCCTGGTCTGCATGGCCCGCACTCTGGGGGTCGGACTGGCAGGCCGCAGCAGGATCATTCTGGCGGTTTTGGGATGTACCGGCAGTGCCGGAGTCTTGCTGCTCACAGTGGCTCTGTTGCGCATCCCTCTCTTTCAGGCCTTGATATTGTTTTACACCTATCCAGTGGTAGCCGCATTGATCTCGCCCTGGCTGACTCCGGATACCAACAGCCTGCGGGACTGGATGTGCATTGCCCTGGCCTTTGTCGGAACCGGCCTGACCCTGTGGTCCGGCGGAATGAGCGGACTGGATCTGGAGATCGGACATGCTGCCGGGTTGGGGGCCTCGGCCTTTATGGGGCTGACCTTGACTCTGGTCCGCAGGGTGAGCACTGTGAACAGCCCGTTGACCCCGATTTTCTACATCAGCAGCATCGGCATGCTGGCCAGCATTTTTCCCATGCTGCATCCAGATGTTGGATTTATGGTTCCGGCTCTGGGGTTCGTCTGGGTTGCTGCCATCGGGCTGTTTGCCGTTTTGGCGCATATTGCAACCAATAGGGCCTTGGCCTTTATCGCTTCGGCCAAGGTGGGGAGCATCAGCATGCTGGAGGTGGTCTTCGGGGCTGTATACGGATATGTGCTGTTTTCTGAAACCCTGGGATGGAGCACTGTGTCCGGCGGAGGATTGATTATTGCCGCCAGCATCGGGCTGGCTCAAAGCGAACCCAGCATTCCCGGGACAAAGAGGTGA
- a CDS encoding iron ABC transporter substrate-binding protein produces the protein MKFFQMVCGLLAVLAAAATVQARIVVDTTGRKVTVPDQVDRVYCSGPGCLRLLTYLQGQDRAVAVDELERQEQSLEARPYALAHPQLRRLPLGGEFRGRDNPELLLSLSPSPEVIFKTFPRMGMDPETLQDKTGIPVVALNYGDLGAGRKRMFHSLRTMGKVLGCSQRARDVIQFFEQQIAELESRTESIPASEQPSVYVGGVAFKGPHGMQSTEPGYPPFSFVPAENLAGRASPAGPELRHSIVAKEQIMLWDPDAVFIDLATLQLGGKEGGLYQLRNDPAYRALSAVQGSRVYSLLPYNWYATNFGSVLANAYFIGSVLYPDRFSDLNVQARADTIFSFLVGSPVYKALDRELNGMVFDTVRVD, from the coding sequence GTGAAATTTTTCCAGATGGTCTGCGGACTGCTCGCAGTGCTGGCCGCAGCTGCAACAGTGCAGGCCAGGATTGTTGTCGACACGACCGGCCGGAAGGTGACTGTGCCGGATCAGGTGGACCGGGTCTATTGCTCCGGTCCCGGCTGCCTGCGGCTGTTGACCTATCTGCAGGGCCAGGACAGGGCGGTTGCGGTGGATGAATTGGAGCGGCAGGAACAGTCCCTGGAGGCCAGGCCCTATGCCCTGGCCCATCCACAGCTGCGCCGGCTGCCGCTGGGCGGTGAGTTCCGGGGGCGGGACAACCCGGAGCTTTTGCTCAGCCTCTCCCCGAGCCCCGAGGTCATCTTCAAGACCTTTCCCCGCATGGGCATGGATCCAGAGACGCTGCAGGACAAAACCGGCATCCCGGTGGTGGCCCTGAACTATGGAGACCTGGGGGCCGGCCGGAAGCGGATGTTTCACAGCCTGCGGACAATGGGCAAGGTTTTGGGATGCTCCCAGCGGGCCCGGGATGTGATCCAGTTTTTTGAGCAGCAGATAGCAGAGCTGGAGTCCAGGACAGAGTCCATTCCGGCCTCTGAGCAGCCCTCGGTCTATGTCGGTGGAGTGGCCTTCAAGGGACCGCACGGGATGCAGTCCACTGAGCCTGGCTATCCACCGTTCAGCTTTGTTCCGGCCGAGAATCTTGCCGGCCGGGCCAGTCCCGCCGGCCCTGAACTCAGGCATTCCATCGTGGCCAAAGAGCAGATTATGCTCTGGGATCCGGATGCTGTGTTCATTGATCTGGCCACGCTCCAGCTCGGAGGAAAGGAGGGGGGACTGTATCAGCTCAGAAATGATCCGGCCTATCGGGCCCTGTCAGCGGTTCAGGGTTCACGGGTATACAGTCTGCTGCCCTACAACTGGTATGCGACGAATTTCGGCTCTGTCCTGGCCAATGCCTATTTTATAGGCTCTGTTTTGTATCCAGACCGATTTTCGGACCTCAATGTCCAGGCCCGGGCGGACACGATATTTTCCTTTCTGGTCGGTTCTCCTGTGTACAAAGCCCTGGACCGGGAGCTGAACGGCATGGTCTTCGACACTGTCCGGGTTGACTGA
- a CDS encoding FKBP-type peptidyl-prolyl cis-trans isomerase, producing MSAAKSGDLVKVHYRGTLQDGTVFDSSYEGEPLEFTLGQGQIIPGFEEAVEGMAPGENKTVQVEKAQGYGDYDESKLINVERSNLPDNINPEEGMVLQVNSQDNDVFYVTVNEVKDEEVVLDGNHPLAGKDLTFEIELVDVQAA from the coding sequence ATGTCAGCGGCCAAAAGCGGAGACCTGGTCAAGGTGCATTACCGGGGTACGCTCCAGGACGGGACGGTTTTCGATTCCTCTTATGAGGGAGAGCCTTTGGAATTCACCCTGGGACAAGGCCAGATCATCCCCGGCTTTGAAGAAGCGGTGGAAGGCATGGCCCCGGGAGAGAACAAAACCGTGCAGGTGGAAAAGGCTCAAGGCTACGGGGATTATGATGAGAGCAAACTGATCAATGTCGAGCGTTCCAATCTGCCGGACAACATCAATCCGGAAGAGGGAATGGTCCTGCAGGTCAACTCGCAGGACAACGACGTGTTTTATGTCACTGTCAACGAGGTCAAGGACGAAGAGGTTGTCCTGGACGGGAACCATCCCCTGGCTGGGAAGGACTTGACCTTTGAGATAGAGCTTGTCGATGTGCAGGCAGCGTAG